One region of Zingiber officinale cultivar Zhangliang chromosome 7B, Zo_v1.1, whole genome shotgun sequence genomic DNA includes:
- the LOC122004198 gene encoding uncharacterized protein LOC122004198, with the protein MFCFCRQFVNCNFSLFAIANLDSASAVGDSTLRRFVLSSYVRRSTAHQSDTRRSAAHLLNVDSVVCRSIVAPPTSLPAARGPGPPVRRGVTHPLQQQGLSFRGHDESSSSLNRGNFLELLQWYSQRNEEVSKVVNQNAPGNNQMISLAIQKDLTRACASEITLSIIEDIGNNVFSLMVDESRDISVKEQMRVVLRYVNKRGQVIERFLAIVHVSDTSSRSLKDAIDALFAKHGLSLSRLRGQGYDGASNMRGEFNGLKSLILQENPYASYIHCFSHQLQLVIIAIAKSNLNANKVNPFCELNEIPVPEMKDNCMIGGRSRRRRQVITNLHYYRVEIFYQVVDSVIQEMNTRFSEVGTELLSCIACLYPRNSFSEFNVQKLVRLCDLYPEDFSTNDCIVIEQQLQNFIHNIRQDPNFFGIEDLGSFAQKIVETQKNQAYPLVYRLIEMTLVLPVATASVERVFSAMKTIKTDLHNRMGDEWMNDSLVVYIEKDIFSTIENEQILQRFQKMKSRRMQLPPLSYPTIT; encoded by the exons ATGTTTTGTTTTTGCCGTCAGTTCGTCAATTGCAATTTCTCCCTCTTCGCGATCGCGAATCTCGACTCCGCCTCAGCAGTCGGCGACTCGACGCTTCGACGCTTCGTTCTGTCGTCCTATGTTCGCCGGTCCACCGCCCACCAGTCCGACACCCGCCGGTCCGCCGCCCACT TGTTGAATGTTGATTCCGTCGTCTGCCGGTCCATCGTGGCACCGCCGACCAGTCTGCCGGCCGCCCGCGGCCCCGGCCCGCCTGTCCGCCGCGGCGTCACCCATCCACTGCAGCAG CAAGGACTGTCTTTCCGTGGACATGATGAGTCAAGTAGTTCTTTAAATAGAGGAAACTTTCTTGAATTGCTTCAATGGTACAGTCAACGAAATGAGGAAGTTTCAAAGGTTGTTAATCAAAATGCTCCCGGAAACAATCAAATGATTTCTCTAGCAATTCAAAAAGACCTTACGCGTGCTTGTGCCTCTGAGATCACACTTTCCATAATCGAAGATATTGGAAACAATGTTTTCTCCTTAATGGTTGATGAATCTCGAGACATTTCAGTGAAGGAGCAAATGAGAGTTGTTTTGAGATATGTGAACAAAAGAGGACAGGTGATTGAACGATTCCTTGCAATTGTACATGTATCTGACACTAGCTCTCGTTCTTTGAAGGATGCTATCGATGCTTTATTTGCGAAACATGGATTATCATTATCTAGACTGAgaggtcaaggatatgatggagCTTCAAATATGCGGGGTGAATTCAATGGATTGAAATCTCTCATTTTACAAGAAAATCCATATGCAAGTTATATTCATTGTTTTTCTCACCAATTGCAGTTAGTTATTATTGCTATTGCCAAGAGTAATCTCAATGCGA ATAAAGTCAACCCATTTTGTGAGTTGAATGAGATCCCAGTGCCGGAGATGAAAGACAATTGTATGATTGGTGGTCGTAGTAGACGTAGAAGGCAAGTCATCACCAATTTGCATTATTATCGTGTGGAGATTTTCTATCag GTTGTTGATTCAGTTATACAAGAGATGAATACTCGTTTTTCAGAAGTTGGCACAGAATTGCTTAGTTGTATAGCATGTCTTTATCCAAGGAATTCTTTTTCTGAATTCAATGTTCAGAAACTCGTTCGACTTTGTGATTTATATCCTGAGGACTTCTCAACAAATGATTGTATAGTTATTGAACAACAACTTCAGAATTTCATTCATAATATACGACAGGACCCAAATTTTTTTGGAATTGAAGATTTGGGAAGTTTTGCTCAGAAAATTGTTGAAACTCAAAAAAATCAAGCTTATCCATTGGTTTATCGTCTGATTGAGATGACATTAGTTTTACCAGTTGCGACCGCTTCTGTTGAAAGAGTATTTTCTGCGATGAAGACGATAAAGACTGATTTACATAACAGAATGGGAGACGAGTGGATGAATGACAGTCTAGTCGTATACATCGAGAAAGATATCTTTTCAACAATTGAAAATGAGCAAATATTGCAGCGTTTTCAAAAGATGAAAAGCCGCAGGATGCAGCTACCTCCTCTTTCTTATCCAACGATCACCTAA
- the LOC122004199 gene encoding glutathione S-transferase T3-like — protein MSFPPQNLQNFQDFGNSMNHLNYAPRDPYQPLPAVYWQNMSHPYFTPSVVHGYGTPHTTGMSFTPSMSNEPATPIFVPETQLSGRESPIEVVNLEKVVSNAEGTRKRLSWTKVEDEVLARSFVTISDDPIIDNDQKADAFWGRVASYYNENLPLGSNTRSANVIRSHWHNTIQKKVYRFNANYNSIYSSYQSGHSDEDILRFAYEKYLSENNGVAFNLEHVWRIVKDRPMFTPQSADHFVVTKKTRTSESGASNTSSNQDVSIDLDYEDTRPMGQKAAKRKGKDKVKSTMEDLTLNYNNIITKFTEYTSVKKSEVDLKQKQLEVEEIKAKVALSKSEAKNRRLKLKEYEILNKDTSQMTKEQLIIHECLCKDIRSR, from the coding sequence ATGTCATTTCCtccacaaaatcttcaaaatttccaAGATTTTGGAAATTCTATGAATCATCTGAATTATGCCCCTCGAGATCCATATCAACCGCTTCCAGCCGTATATTGGCAAAACATGAGTCATCCGTATTTCACGCCGTCGGTTGTTCATGGATATGGTACCCCGCACACAACTGGTATGTCTTTCACTCCTTCGATGTCGAATGAACCTGCAACTCCGATTTTTGTCCCGGAGACTCAACTTTCCGGCCGTGAATCCCCAATTGAGGTGGTTAATTTAGAAAAGGTTGTTTCAAATGCTGAGGGTACAAGAAAGCGTTTAAGTTGGACAAAGGTTGAAGACGAGGTCTTAGCGAGAAGTTTTGTCACTATCAGTGATGATCCAATAATCGACAACGATCAAAAGGCGGATGCTTTTTGGGGACGGGTTGCAAGCTACTACAATGAGAATCTTCCCCTAGGTTCAAACACCAGAAGTGCAAATGTTATACGGTCACATTGGcacaatacaatccaaaagaagGTATATCGATTCAACGCAAATTACAATAGTATTTATAGTTCATATCAAAGTGGTCACAGTGATGAAGATATATTGAGGTTTGCGTACGAAAAATATCTATCCGAAAACAATGGTGTTGCATTCAATCTCGAACATGTGTGGAGAATTGTCAAAGATCGCCCAATGTTTACTCCACAGTCCGCTGATCACTTTGTGGTGACAAAGAAGACGAGGACCTCAGAGTCAGGAGCAAGCAACACCTCCTCCAACCAAGATGTGAGTATAGACCTGGATTATGAAGATACTCGTCCAATGGGGCAGAAGGcagcaaaaagaaagggaaaagacaaAGTAAAATCGACCATGGAGGATTTGACACTAAACTACAACAATATTATCACAAAGTTCACTGAGTACACAAGCGTGAAGAAGTCCGAAGTCGATTTGAAACAAAAACAACTCGAAGTAGAGGAGATTAAGGCAAAAGTTGCATTGTCCAAATCTGAAGCTAAGAATCGTCGCTTGAAGTTGAAGGAGTATGAAATATTGAACAAAGACACTTCGCAGATGACAAAGGAGCagcttatcatacatgaatgTCTATGCAAGGATATTAGGTCGAGATGA
- the LOC122005417 gene encoding protein RETICULATA-RELATED 3, chloroplastic-like: protein MAAASAHLHLSSIPNCTGIRRVAGGARLGCDPSLLPTFRPLPTLSFPLLVARYANPNLSQNVISTDLSGGGPAVPPGGPGHNGRGGDGTSDDDRDPEEPASSDLGGPLGLFLEGWRSRVAADPQFPFKVLMEELVGVSACVLGDMASRPNFGLNELDFVFCTLVVGSIVNFVLMYLLAPTAASAAGASALPGIFATCPTSHMFEPGSYSLFSRMGTFAYKGVTFAAVGFAAGLAGTAISNGLIALRKKMDPGFVPPNKPPPTVLNALTWALHMGLSSNFRYQTLNGIEYTMEKALPSSGFKASVVVLRCLNNVLGGMSFVMLARITGSQKAAGDGEVVEDIKEKLVSEKATDSENIDD from the coding sequence ATGGCCGCCGCCTCTGCGCATCTCCACCTTTCATCCATTCCGAACTGCACCGGCATCCGCCGTGTGGCGGGAGGCGCACGCCTCGGCTGCGACCCCTCCCTTCTTCCCACCTTCCGCCCTCTCCCCACCCTCTCCTTCCCACTTCTCGTCGCTCGCTACGCGAACCCTAATCTATCTCAAAACGTAATCTCCACGGACTTATCGGGCGGCGGTCCTGCCGTTCCTCCGGGTGGACCCGGCCACAACGGCCGAGGCGGCGATGGTACTTCAGACGATGATCGCGATCCCGAGGAGCCCGCCTCATCCGATCTGGGAGGTCCTCTAGGTCTCTTCCTCGAGGGATGGAGATCTAGGGTTGCCGCTGATCCTCAGTTCCCCTTCAAGGTCCTCATGGAGGAGCTTGTCGGCGTCAGTGCCTGTGTCCTCGGCGACATGGCCTCCCGACCCAACTTTGGTCTCAACGAACTCGACTTCGTCTTTTGCACCCTAGTTGTCGGATCCATCGTCAACTTCGTCCTCATGTACCTCTTGGCGCCCACCGCCGCCTCCGCTGCCGGTGCCTCTGCTCTACCTGGCATATTTGCTACCTGCCCCACCAGCCACATGTTTGAGCCGGGGTCTTACTCCCTATTCTCCCGTATGGGCACCTTTGCCTATAAAGGCGTTACCTTTGCTGCTGTTGGTTTCGCTGCGGGGCTTGCCGGGACGGCGATCTCAAATGGGTTGATCGCTCTGCGCAAGAAGATGGATCCAGGGTTTGTGCCACCGAACAAACCGCCGCCAACTGTGTTGAATGCGCTGACCTGGGCGCTGCATATGGGCTTGAGCAGCAATTTCCGTTACCAGACCCTTAATGGGATTGAGTACACTATGGAGAAGGCGTTGCCTTCATCTGGTTTCAAGGCTTCAGTGGTGGTGCTTAGGTGTTTGAACAATGTGCTTGGTGGAATGTCTTTTGTTATGCTTGCAAGGATTACCGGATCTCAGAAGGCGGCAGGGGATGGAGAGGTGGTAGAAGATATCAAGGAGAAGTTGGTCAGCGAGAAAGCTACAGATTCAGAGAATATCGATGATTGA